The following are encoded together in the Daucus carota subsp. sativus chromosome 5, DH1 v3.0, whole genome shotgun sequence genome:
- the LOC108223900 gene encoding plant-specific TFIIB-related protein 1 encodes MKCPYCSAAQPRSATTLSGRLISECTSCGRVVEERQTQSHHLFHLRAQDYPLNLVTSDLPNVTTTPQNDVVEEDPFEQTGFITSFSTWSLEPYPIFTQSTTSFSGHLAELERVLEATSSSNSSLSSGPSVVVDNLRAYLQIIDVASILRLDSDISEHAFQLFRDCSSATCLRNRSVEALATAALVQAIREAQEPRTLQEISIAAKLPQKEIGKYIKILGEALQLSQPINSNSISVHMPRFCTLLQLNKSAQELATHIGEVVINKCFCTRRNPISISAAAIYLACQLEDKRKTQAEICKVTGLTEVTLRKVYKELLENWDDLLPSNYTPAVPPEKAFPTATISSGRTTPRSEYVEGSSLDKDKQPNVKPIDISEAFLHISGKEDIESKDNAYGSYSPSLQQTPAFWKLQVPSGTCRKPAEEKNEILTHEMDCDKPSKLENLEKKVVSSWQSQFSSNPAVNASSMTFPVRSPVPAGNTPSQRVLQIPKFNPGISELGILNGNEIKKVHQNGNP; translated from the exons ATGAAATGCCCCTACTGCTCGGCGGCGCAACCGCGGAGCGCCACCACACTCTCCGGCCGATTAATCAGCGAGTGCACATCATGCGGCCGAGTCGTAGAAGAGCGCCAAACTCAATCTCATCATCTCTTCCATCTCCGCGCCCAAGACTACCCACTCAATCTCGTCACTTCTGACCTTCCAAACGTCACCACCACTCCCCAGAACGACGTCGTCGAAGAAGACCCGTTCGAACAAACCGGCTTCAtcacttctttctccacctggTCACTCGAACCCTACCCGATTTTCACGCAGTCTACCACGTCTTTTTCGGGTCATTTAGCTGAGCTGGAGCGGGTGCTCGAAGCGACGTCGTCTTCGAATTCGAGCTTGTCGTCTGGGCCTTCTGTTGTGGTTGATAATTTAAGGGCGTATTTGCAGATAATCGATGTGGCTTCGATATTGAGATTGGATAGTGATATATCGGAACACGCGTTTCAGTTGTTTAGGGATTGTTCTTCGGCTACTTGTTTGCGGAATCGCAGTGTCGAAGCTCTCGCTACTGCTGCTCTTGTTCAGGCCATTCGCGAGGCGCAAGAACCTAGAACACTTCAG GAAATCTCCATTGCGGCTAAGCTACCTCAAAAGGAGATTGggaaatatatcaaaatactGGGAGAAGCTCTACAACTAAGTCAGCCTATTAACAGCAATTCCATATCAGTCCATATGCCAAGGTTTTGTACACTCCTTCAACTCAACAAATCTGCTCAG GAGCTGGCAACTCACATTGGTGAAGTGGTGATTAATAAATGTTTCTGCACTCGCCGGAATCCTATTAGCATTTCAGCAGCTGCTATATATTTGGCATGCCAACTGGAAGACAAGCGCAAGACCCAGGCTGAGATATGTAAGGTGACAGGACTCACAGAAGTTACTCTGCGTAAAGTATATAAGGAGCTTCTGGAAAATTGGGATGATCTTCTTCCCTCTAATTATACTCCTGCCGTCCCTCCAGAAAAAGCATTTCCTACGGCTACAATTTCCTCAGGTCGTACAACTCCTAGATCTGAATATGTGGAAGGGAGCTCTTTGGACAAGGACAAGCAGCCTAATGTTAAGCCAATTGATATCTCGGAGGCATTTCTTCATATCAGTGGCAAAGAGGACATTGAAAGTAAAGATAATGCATATGGGAGTTACAGCCCTTCATTGCAGCAGACACCAGCTTTCTGGAAGCTTCAAGTTCCATCTGGGACTTGCCGAAAACCTGCCGAAgagaagaatgaaattttgacTCACGAGATGGATTGTGATAAACCGTCCAAGTTGGAAAACTTAGAGAAAAAGGTAGTGTCTTCATGGCAAAGCCAGTTTTCTTCAAACCCAGCAGTAAATGCCAGTTCCATGACCTTCCCAGTTCGGTCACCTGTACCAGCAGGGAATACTCCGTCTCAGAGAGTTTTACAAATTCCAAAGTTTAATCCAGGTATTTCAGAACTTGGAATTTTAAATggaaatgaaattaaaaaggTCCACCAGAATGGTAATCCTTAA